Genomic window (Candidatus Sulfotelmatobacter sp.):
GAGCCCGCGCCGCTCGATTCCCTGCGGGACCGGAGCCCGACGCATTCGAACTTGCCGACCGGTCGGGGAGTACCCCTACCACCCGCCAAATCGCGCATCGAACCGCCGGGTCCGGAGCCCGCCGGGTACATCGGTTGTGCCGTCGAGGCCGATCGCCTCGACCTGCCGCAGCTACTTGCCGGTGGTGGCCGGCTTGGTTGCCGCCCCCTTGTCTGCCGCCGGCGCCTGCTTGGCGATCACGAGCTTCGAAATCTTGTTGTACGTCGCCTGATTCACGACGCCCTTCGAAACCAATTGCGATTTGTTCGCCCAGGGACGCCCGGCGATGATCTTGTCCGAGATCTTGTCGCCGATGCCGGGCAGCTTCATGAGCTCTTCCTTGCTCGCGCTGTTGAGGTCGACGAGCGTCGCCGGGGCGGCGGTGCTGCTCGACTTGCTCGCGGTCGAGCCGGTGGCGCTGGAAGACTTGGCGGCAGTGGTCGACGAGCTGGTGGTGCTCGTCGAACTGGTCGCGGTCGTGGACTTGCTCGAGTGAGACGAAGTGCTGGACTTGGCCGGCGTCGTCGAAGCTGGCGCCGAGCCGGTCTGCGTCTGGGGCGTGCCGGCGAACACCAGGGTCGCGCCGAACACCAGCACCACCGCACCCGCGGTCAGGGTGGAAAGGAAACGCTTCATGGGGTACCTCCTGAGGGCGGAATGGTCCACGCCGCCATGCCCTCGGAACGGGCGGCGTAAGAGCGGGCGTCCTGCCACGGCTCGGGGAGTGTTGGAATCGAAGGGAGGTTGGGGCCCGCGAGAGAACTGAAGGCGGCGGGCCGGATACGGCGCTCAGTGAGTGCGGAAGAGGTACACGCGGCTTCCCACCGGCAATTGCGGGAGCGGCCAATTTCGTCGGAGGTCGAAGTGGGGCTGGCGCGTGGCGGACCGCGGCCCGCGGAACGCCAGACACCGAGTCGTTGCGAATTCGACAGCGTCACGATCGAGGCGGCCGAGGTCAGCGACGCGGGTGCGAGATTCACCGCGGCCGGGAGCTCGGCAGAGTGGAACATGACTCGCGAGCGGGAAGACGACGGACGCGAGCGCGCAACCATGCGGGGCACCGGGGTGGCATGCGGGCGGCTGTGGCGAGCGGGAGGCGGCGCC
Coding sequences:
- a CDS encoding helix-hairpin-helix domain-containing protein; the protein is MKRFLSTLTAGAVVLVFGATLVFAGTPQTQTGSAPASTTPAKSSTSSHSSKSTTATSSTSTTSSSTTAAKSSSATGSTASKSSSTAAPATLVDLNSASKEELMKLPGIGDKISDKIIAGRPWANKSQLVSKGVVNQATYNKISKLVIAKQAPAADKGAATKPATTGK